DNA from Canis lupus familiaris isolate Mischka breed German Shepherd chromosome 9, alternate assembly UU_Cfam_GSD_1.0, whole genome shotgun sequence:
CTCACTaacctctttgtttttattcctttccgTTCTGCTTTGGGTAACTTGGCTCAGTGTGAGGGAGATGTGAGTATACCTGTCCCACGTGCTGTGCTGCTTCTGGTTTGCCCACCCCAGCCTCAGGCCACAGTGGCGTGGCTGGCCCAGGGCACATCCTGGGCATTTTGCAAGCAGCTGGTCTCCCCTACCCAGAGCATCTGCCGCGCGTAGCCTCTGGTTTAGGAGGACCGCAGGCATTGGAGCCTGAGAGTCAGCTTTTTGCAAATGTGGAAAGCCTGTCACCCtgtccatccatgcatccatctgTCCACCTTGTTGTGGGGGAGGGGTCTGGTCCTTGCTGCAGGAGTGAAAGATGTGCTGTGTGGAGATTCTGGAATGGAGAAAGCTGGGGTCGGGGGTGATTTGTCAGGAGGAAAGTGGCGCTAGCTGGGGTATCCGAGTGAGACTAGGGTCCAGGGAGGAGGGGCCCAGGCCCAGTCTACGATTCACCGAAAGGCTCCCTGGCGTCTGCTTTCCTGGGCTCCCAGCGTGACCGCCCACCTGGTCTTTGTCTGACTCTCCAAGTTCCCAAGCCTACCTGGTCCCCAGGAGCTtggagcagggagaaggggtcCATGTGGTATGTGGCTGCAGCCTCCTGTCCCTTGGGCCGGGGCTCCTGGCCTCTCCCTGTGGGAGACTCTGGGGCGGCGCCTGGCCCCGTGTGACCCCCCTCCCCCGTGACCTCTGTTCCCGCCAGACGGTGCCTGACTTTCAGGAGACTAGACCGCGTAATTACATTCTCTCGGCCAGCGCCTCCGCGGTAAGCGCCCCACCCCGGCCGCCTGGCCTCCCTCCATGTCCCCATGcaccagggggcagcagagcAGCAGGAGCACGGGGCGGTCCCCAGAGCCAGGAAGGCAGCAGCCCCAACCCCGGCCGCCTGCCTGCGCTCCTGTGCCCGCATCACTGGCCTTGCTTGTCTCTGTACTGCGCTGGAGGTGGAGGCCGGGCCAGCTGCCCCGTCTCCCCGGGTCCCCGAGGCctgactgcccctcccccccagcccacGGCGGGCTCGCTGACCCTGAGACAGGTGACCAGGGTGGGGGTCTTCATCCAGCTGCCTCCTCAGCACATCTGACCAGTGTCCTGGCAGCGAGCAGAGGCCCGGAGAGCATGCAGGGAGAGCGGGGCTAGGGTGGGAGCAGCAGGTTGGGGACGACGGCGTGTCTGGAGGAGGCTGGTGGCACCCATGGGAGCCAGGGGACACGGGCAGGGTTGGGTCGCGAAGCCTTCAGGGGTCTTGGTATCTTTTCTCTATGGCCATGTTGAGCTACTCCTAGGTGTTCACCAATTAGTTTGGGACATGGGCCAATCACACCTCTCCCTTTCACCTGTCACCAACACAGCTGTGCCTTCTCTGCCACCTTCTCTGACCTTCCATTTCCATGGGGGGTGGCACGCTCTCACTCAGACCCTCTGGCTCTTCGCCGCCACTGCCATCGCATGTTGCCCGTGTTTCTGTGCTCTCATGCAGTGGCCCGGCCATCGTCCCTCAGGGTGACAACCCCAGTGCACTCTGGCAGGCCCCTCTCGCTGGGTGTCCTCCATCTGTACACGTGGAGGGAGCTCCCCACGTTTTGGTTTTCTGAATGGCACTGTGGTGGGTCCGCAGGGCTGGCCTTGTTCTGCTTTCCATCCTTCTGGTTATCATCTTAGGATAGACTCCCCACACTGGGCAGGAGAAACGGGTCTCCTAAgttgtggtggggggaggggggtctttCTTCTTTAGACTCTGGATGACACTTCCTGCCCCCCTTCTTGGGCCGAGTGGAAGGAGGAATATCCTGGAGGGTGGAGActgccctgtttttttcttttgccattgaACCCCAGTGTGACTCGGGCACGAGGCTGCCTTTCTCTGCCGAAGGACAGAAAGGTTCAGTGACTGGCCTAGGGTCACACGGCCCTGCGTCCCAGCCCACCAGGCTTAGCTGATTGTCAGGGTGGGACAGGGGACACTGGGTCACCCATCAGAGCCTGGGGGCTTATGCTGTAGGAGAAACCCAAGCAGGACTTCCCAGCTGGCTGTCCCCTACCTTCCCTGCATGTGGCATGTTGAACTGGACTGTGGTTGTCAGTGACCCCACTCACACCAGGCCACGTCCCAGCCTCAGCTCCTGGTTGGGTTacagggagggagtggggaatgATATGGGGTGGGAAGAGGTGGGGTCttggggagctggggcagggcgTGGGATCTGGGGTTCAGCCATCCTCACCCCACTCCCCGCTGACcagtgccccctccctcccctgctgcccgtTCCTGTTGTGGTCTTCGAAGCTCTGGAATGATGAGGTGGACAAGGTGAGTCTGGGCTCAGGAGCCTTGGGGGCAGGCTTGAAGCGGGTGGGAATGGGGGGAGGAGTCCGATTGGCTTCTAGTTCTGGGCTCTGCCCCAGGCCAGGGCCTCCGTGGGGGGAGGGTATCACTTCCTCTCTGGGGAAGCCGCCTCCATGGTTCCTCTGAGCACACGGGGGAATGGCAGTGTCACATGCAAGGGACTGGGTGTCGAAGGTGGTGGCAGAGCACCTGCGGCTCTGTCTCTGACTGCTTGTCAGACCAGGTCCAAAGGGGTTCCCGCTCGGGGAGCGACATTGGGTGGGCAGTGCACCTGTCAGGTCCTACCTCCAGAGTAGGACAGGAGGCTGCTCCTGGTGGGTCTCTGGGCTGCAGGAAGAGGCTGgcgagaggggaggagggggcagccgTCAGACACTCCCCTGTGCCCTTCCAGGCCGAGCAGGAGCTCCGGGTGGCCCAGACGGAGTTTGACCGGCAGGCAGAAGTGACCAGACTCCTGCTGGAGGGGATCAGCAGCACCCACGTAAGTCCCGCCCTGTATGCCCCCCGCAGTCCACGggcctcccgccccctccctaccgcgtcccccacccccaccctgcactgCACTCGTCCACAGGAAGGCAGGCATGGAGGTAGATCTCAGGACCAGGGGGCAGTGCTTGAGCCCCTGCTGCTGGGGTGGAACTTTAGCTTTGTTCCAAGTGCCAGAggcgggatccttgggtggcgcagcggtttggcgcctgcctttggcccagggcgcgatcctggagacccgggatcgaatcccacgtcgggctccccgtgcatggagcctgcttctccctctgcctgtgtctctgcctctctctctctctctctctgtgtgtgactatcataaataaataaaaattaaaaaaaaaagaaaaacagccaagTGCCAGAGGCTGGGtagccctcccctgccccagggagcGGGTGGCTGCTGGGGCAGAGGATGGAGTGCTAAAGGCCAGGGTCTGCGGAGGGACAGGGTGTCAGGGTGGGAGGGGCATCAGGGGGCAGTGGCAGGGTCTGTGGGGGGCGAGGTGCGGGGAGGAGCCTCAGGGTCTGGAGGGCGTCAGGGTCTGTGGGGGCAGGTCTGGTCAGCTGGGACACCCCCTGCTCagtgcctctcccccacccccgccgcccagGTGAACCACCTCCGCTGCCTCCATGAGTTCGTGGAATCCCAGACTACATACTACGCGCAGTGCTACCGCCACATGCTGGACTTACAGAAACAGCTGGGCAGGTGCTCTTTGgggtccccaccccccccacccccagacccagcgagcagccccccaccccagcccccaggcaaGAACCTTCTGCTCCCAGAGTTCAGCCAGCTGCCCATGATGCACAGGGCGGGTTACAGGGCCATCACACGCCCCTCTGGGTGGCAGGGGGGTGGCTGGCCAGGACCTGCGCAGTACAGCTTACCTTTCCCATTGCCTTGCTTTCCCCCTCATGCCGCCAGCTCCCAGGGAGCCATGTAAGTAGCCGGATCCCCTGCCTCGGTGGCGGTGGGCCTAGGTGGTGTTCGGTGGAGCCCACGGGGCTGTCGGCTGACATGTCACCCCTCCCCAGATTCCCAGGCACCTTCGTGGGTACCACAGAACCTGTGTCCCCGCCCCTGAGCAGCACCTCACCCACCACCGCCGTGGCCACTATGCCTGTGGGCCCCTCTGTGGCTGGGCTGGCCCCACCGGGAGAGGCCGCCCTCCGCCTAGAGGTGACCCCACCCGCCAGCGGGACCCGGAAGGCCCGGGTGCTCTACGACTACGAGGCAGCCGACAGCAGTGAGCTGGCCCTGCTGGCAGATGAGGTAGGCCCGGAGCCATGGGGGGTGATGGCCAAGGGCGGCTTGGGCGCCCCCCACTCCACTGCTGTCAAGTCTCTGCGGGGCCTGGGGGGTGGAGCAGGGTCTGGGGTGAGTGGAGGCAGCTGCGGCTGAGGAAGCAGCCTCTCTGCAGAGCAGGTGAGGAGGTGAGCTCCCGCCTCTGGAGGTGTAGGTGCGTGGTCTCCCAGGGCCATGGCAGCCCTGTCCCCGCGCTGTTGTGGCACCAGTTCTGCCCCGGCTAGGCTGTGacctcccctctctgccctcctcttcaGCTCATCACCGTCTACAGCCTGCCTGGCATGGACCCGGACTGGCTTATCGGCGAGAGAGGCAACAAGAAGGGCAAGGTCCCGGTCACCTACTTGGAGCTGCTTAGCTGAgccagcccctcccaggcccctgcccacTCTGGCCTGGGCTGGAGGATGGGACCAGCCGTGCCACTTGTCCACGGGTGACTCAGCTGCTTGGGGTGGGGACACTGGCCCCATCCTGTCCGTGCCCCCGGCCATTCAGCCCCGCTTCTGGAGCCCCTTGCCCTACCTGCCTCCCCTGAGCACCCTGGCTCCCCCGCCCTCCCAGCTCCAGCTAAGGAGGGAGGGCCTGGCTGCAGTGCTGGCCTCCACACTGCACCATGGCCCCTGCAGGAAGCCGGGGTACACCTCTGGCAAGAGAGCACCTGCCTTTTGGTTGCCAAGAGCAGCAAGGTAGGGGAGGCAGACCAGTGTGGCAGGCCCGGGCCAGGTGCCGGCCCCTCTGGATGGACCAGAGCGGAGGGGCGACTGGCCGGAGCAGCGtctcccagggctgccctcccctcccgTGCGCACGTGGACAGCTCCTGCCGGGCTCCATGGCTGCAGCCTGCACCTCTCCACCCTCTTTTTAACTTTAACTGATCTTTTTACTCTGCCTGTCTGCTTGCTCTCTGGCCAGTGACAAATAATAAATCCTCCTTCCTGTGCATGTGGCCTGGGCTCTTGTCGGGCTGCCTTTGCGGCCGCCCTCTCTTCCCTAGGGTCCGTGCTGCTCCACACACAAGGCTGCATACGAGACATTCTGTTCCTGAGAGAACCTTTCCCAGACGTGGGCCCAGTGGAGTGGACTGGACAGTACATGATGGTTTCAGCAGCTAATTGCTGGCTACCCGTGCTTCCTTCCTGTGGCCGGCCCCTGAGCCTTGTGCATTCATGTGTGCTTGTGTTGTCCTCACAGATGAGGGAAGAGAGCAGAAAGCCAGCCACCTCCTCAAGGTTCCATAACTGGCAAGTGGCCGCACTCAGGGACTCTAGCCCAGGTCAGTCTGGTTCTAGAAACCTCATGGGGTGGCTCTGGGCTACAAGCCAGGTTTCAGGTGAAGGCCCCTAACCAGGTCCCAGTCTCTCAGTATgaggtcctgaggaggctggaggCGGATAAGCCACACCCCCCAGGCTTCTGAAGGGGGGCAACAAGGAGCTATAAATAGGAGTGGATCTTCTGGAAAGGCTACACCCCATGATATAAGTTCAGCCAGCTGGTAAATGGAGTGTGGCAGAGGTGAGGGGACGAGAACTGGGCGGGCCAAGGAAGGGAAAGTTAAAGTGTCCACCCAGCTCCCTCGCTTGCTCAGACATTAACAGAGGCATGTTAGCGAGTCAACCATCAATAAATACCCCGCGTGCCCCAAACTTCCACTCCACTTCCGGGTGCCTAGCCAAGGAAGGCATGCTTGGTGCAGAAAGCTCGATGTTCATCCCGAGGCCTTGAAGACACGCCACACATCTGTCTATAAacagcattttaatatttgtataaatagACCACAGTATTACCAAAAACTGCAAGAACAGAGCATGGAAAACAGATTTTCAGACCCATGCACACAGCCTCTCCTGGCCGCACGTGACACTGGCTCCGGCCTCAGCTGGGTTGGGGTCCGGGGTCTGGTGCGGTGGGGAATGCTTGAGGGAAGGGCCACACCCTCACGACATTTTTAACTTGAGGGTGTGAGTGCAGCAGACTCCTGGCTCCCACCTGGCTGTGGACCTCTTGatctattagaaaaataatggcaGCGGGTGGGCAGCTGGAGTCCTGGCTGCTCTGGGGGGCAGGAGACAGGTGCTGCTCTCAGCCCCACGTGGCTGTCGGGCCGGCTGGCAGCACCCCAGCTTGTCCAGGGCTGCCACGCAGGCTGGTGGAGTGGGCCGGGTCGCCACCCTATCTCTGCACGTGCCGCACGAAGGCCTGCACCAGCTGGATCAGAGGCTCCTGGCTCTCTGGGCTGGCCTTGGAGAGAGACGTGGACTTGCCCTGAGGCGAGGGGAGGACGCCAGCAGCCGGGGAGCTGGGGGCCCCCCGGCGGAAGTAGCGGGAGAGGCTGGAGAGCAGCGTGCTCTAGGAGGTAAGAGGTACTAGGTGAGGCCCCTGCGgtgccctgggaggtgggggcccGTCCCCAGCAGCCACCCCCTCTGGTCCGAGCCCTCTTTCCGTCTGTACCAACTCCGAGCTGAGCTCCTGCTTCATCCGCTGTTTGTCCCGGGGATGCACAGCTGGGTCCCTAAGGTAGCGCACGGCCTGAGAGATGAGCAGGTAGAAGCAGTTCTCCATGGTGAACATCAGGAGGGacctggggagagggcagggcgGGCTGCTGCGGAGAGCCATGCTGGCAGGCAGCAGGCATGCCTCCGAGCCAACGAGACGGCTGGCCCACAGCTGCCCGGACCCCAGCTCAAATCCTAGGAGGCCCTTCTTACTTCAGTGTCCTggtcccctctgcctgtgtgctgAGCCCCACAGCCTGGGTGAGCGGCTCCTTCTTCTTATCCAGCTGGAGGAAGAGGAACAGGGTAAAAAAGTAAGGGAACGGTAGCAGGTGTGGCTCAGCGCGAGCTTCCTACTCGGCAGGCTCCACGCGCAGCAGCCGCCTGCTGCCTCACTCGGTCCTCCAGAGAATCCTCCCGGGGAGGCTGAGTCACACTTGTTCAGGAAGAGGAACGGGCTCGGGAGGGCCAATAACGTGCAGGACGCCACAGACAGTGGGACGCTGGGAAGACTGGAAAGACGAGAGTCTAACAGCTGCAGCTTACCTCTCCGAGCATGTTTAGGGCCACATTCACTGTGGCCAGAAGGGTCCCGAAGGAGGGGGCCACTTCAGAGTCAAAGGTGGGAGTGGTAAAGCTCAGGGCAAATAGGAAGTTGTATTCAGCGAGGTCCAGAGACTGCAAGGCAAGACAGGAGCAACATAGAGTGCCGCCTGGAGCCCAGACAGCTCTAAGGGCAGAGCAGGGCACAGGAGAGCCTCGGCAGCTCACCGCTGGGAGGCTGCTGGCCTGGCACACGGGGCAGCCGGTACCTGGTCCAGCAGGATTTGGCAGACATCCGGGGTGAAGTGGCGCAGGGCCGCCAGGGTCCTGCTGAGGATCTTGAGAAGTCCATACTGGACGGTATGTAAGGCTCGCTGCTCGGAGGCCTCGGTGTCAGCAGTGGGCtgcttggaggaggaggagcaggagaagggagCGGGGGCAGCAGCGGGGAGCCGCTGGACACGGGGGGCAACAGCTGAGGGAACGCCGTCCCCATTTTTGTTCTAAGGAGACAAGAAATGGAGGTGGGGTCCCGAGAGGCTGGGGTGAGGCCCCACaggctgctgggcagggagggcgTGTACCTGCAAGCAGTGCTGCAGCATCTTGCGGCTGTGCAGGAGCGACGTGCAGGCCTGGCACAGGTACCCCAGGCTGACCTGCGTCAGATACAGGGCCAAGGCGGGGGGCACTCAGCAGCAGCCTGACCCAAAGAACCCCAGCCCATTCCCAGTCCTGGTGTGCTTGCTCCATCCCCAAATTCCCATAGCACTTGCCTCCCTCCTTTCTCAGGCTGCAAATCTCACAGCCACTAAGGACACTTGACTACAAGCTGGGGCAAGAGGTGCCTGGGAGGGCTCCCCTGGGCCCTAGCTCGATGTCTAGCATGTGATGGGTTGTAAGGAAAGAAGTAAgaaggggggcagcctgggtagctcagcggtttagtgcctgcctccttcggcccaagggcctgatcctggagacctgggattgagtcccatgttgggctccctgagtggagcctgcttctccctctgcctgtgtatctgcctctgcctctctctctctctctctctgcctctctctctctctctcaatctctcatgaataaataaataaaatttaaaaaaaaagaaaaaagaaggggagggTGCCCCGCTGGCTCAGTTCGGGGAACATGTGGCtttggatctcagggtcatgagttcgagccccaagttgggggTGGAGATTGCTTAAATCAACTTTAAACTATAAAGAaaggggatgcctaggtggcttagcggttgagcatctgcctttggctcagagggtgatcccagtcctgggatcgagtcccatatcgggctccctgcatggagcctgcttcttcctctgcctgtgtctctgcctctctgtgtgtctcttatgaataaataaataaaatctttaaaataaataaaaataaaatgaaatagaaagaaaatggggaTAGTTTCCCgttttatagaagaaaaaggcTCAGGAACCATGAAATGACCTGGCCAAGGTCAGACAAATGGCAAGAGCCTGCCTGACTCCAGGACCCTCCAGCTCTGCTGGCCTATAACTAAGGGATGTGAACCAACGTCTCCAACTGAGCCCAAGTTCTTAAGCTACAAGGCTGCCCTTTACTTGGGAAAGAAAATCTTAGCTTCAGAGAAAACAATGTGAAAAAACCAAAGTCTGTACGTGCTGAGCAAAATGCCCACGTTCTAGTAATGAGCCTGCAATTCACCAGAGGTGCCCCCCAGACAGTGCCCAATGCCCCTCACCCAAGCATATCCCCAGACCACCTCCCAAAGGAACCCAGTCTGAGGCCCACCTGGACATCCCGCATAAGCTGAGGCAGGTGGAAGTGCCATTCCTTCATGAAATTGGAGAGTTGCAGAATGAAGCCCACAGTGTGGTCTGCCTCCTCCAAGCAGGCCAGACTCTGCACTGTCCTCACTGCGCTGAGGCACTAGGAGGGGACAGACAAGGCAGGATGGGGTAAATCAGGAACCTGACCCCCCTGATCCTGCCCTCCTACAGGAGGACAGGCCCTCGGCCCACAAACATAGAGGTGATGGCACAACAGGAATCTTTGCTAAGGAGCTTCTGAATGGTTCTGAATGGCCCAACCCCTGTGACCCTGAGCCCCCACCCGTATGACTGACAGTCCCTTACCTGTAAGGTCCGCTCCTGGTGAACACCCACGAAGTCCAGGGCCTCGGTCAGGAAGTTGTAGCGCAGAGTTTTGAGGAGCCGCTCCATCAAAGACATGGATAGGCGGTAGACTCCTGGCCAAGAGGGGGCATCCACGGACTTCCGAGAGGTGCTAGGTGTCTAAGACACAAAGAGCAGACAAGACCAGGACACAGCACCATGAATCTAGTTGACAGGTACAGCGGGGCCTCCTTGCAACACAGCAGCTAAGGCAGCCTGGCTGCTTGGAGGAGAAAACCTGCAACGGTAACAGCCTGGTGACCAGCAGGGCCACAGAGGGTCCCAGGCCAGTGGTTACAGGGAAAGAGCACTCAGCAGAGGTAGAAGAAGCCTGGGGTCTAGACTCAGGTCAGCCACTAACTAGCTACATGAGCTTGTCTTGCTAGAAATcagtgtggggcagggaggagtcCACACCATCAGTGCATCACACAGGCCACCAAAGAGCAATTTCCCAGGCAAGTAAAAAACCAAAGACAAGGATGCTTTTCCACTCTAACTGCAGTCTGGTGCCAGTCCAGGCCCCCTGGCAAGTCACTGGAACTCACCTGCACTGTCCCATTGGAGCTAAGCTGGTACACACTCAGGAGGGGCAGACAGATGCTCTGGGTGATGCCAGCTCCAGCTACTGCTGTGGCTCCCTGGGAGGGAAAGACCAGGAACAAGATGGAATTGGGTAAGACCCACTGTTCCTGGGACCCGTCCCCCGCAGCCACCCTGCCCAGGGGCAGCTGGAGCTCTCAGGGCAGACCAGAGCTTCTGGGAGGTCATAGGCAGTGCCAGAACCCACCTAGCACAAGCAAGGAGGCTCCCTTCGGCCCCTGGGCTTGCCTCCTACCTGCTGAGTGCGAGCCAGAGTGAGGAGCAGGTGCAGCGATGCCTCGGTGAAATGCAGGTTCTGCTTCATGCGCAGGCTCACCTCCAGAGTGGTGAAGAGGGTGGGCAGGATGGGGAGCCTGCGAGTCACCTGGAGCCACGAGTCACCATCCTCATCCACCTCACACAGCTCCTTGGCCAAGTGCAGGCCCAAGACACACACCTGCTGGGGCCCAGGGGCAGAGATGGGCAAGAGGGAAGAAAGCAGTGCAGGGGAGAAATACAGGAGGGGGACA
Protein-coding regions in this window:
- the SH3GLB2 gene encoding endophilin-B2 isoform X1, whose translation is MDFNMKKLASDAGIFFTRAVQFTEEKFGQAEKTELDAHFENLLARADSTKNWTEKILRQTEVLLQPNPSARVEEFLYEKLDRKVPSRVTNGELLAQYMAEAASELGPTTPYGKTLIKVAEAEKRLGAAERDFIHTASINFLTPLRNFLEGDWKTISKERRLLQNRRLDLDACKARLKKAKAAEAKATCEGDTVPDFQETRPRNYILSASASATLDDTSCPPSWAEWKEEYPGGWRLPCFFLLPLNPSVTRARGCLSLPKDRKLWNDEVDKAEQELRVAQTEFDRQAEVTRLLLEGISSTHVNHLRCLHEFVESQTTYYAQCYRHMLDLQKQLGSSQGAIFPGTFVGTTEPVSPPLSSTSPTTAVATMPVGPSVAGLAPPGEAALRLEVTPPASGTRKARVLYDYEAADSSELALLADELITVYSLPGMDPDWLIGERGNKKGKVPVTYLELLS
- the SH3GLB2 gene encoding endophilin-B2 isoform X3 is translated as MDFNMKKLASDAGIFFTRAVQFTEEKFGQAEKTELDAHFENLLARADSTKNWTEKILRQTEVLLQPNPSARVEEFLYEKLDRKVPSRVTNGELLAQYMAEAASELGPTTPYGKTLIKVAEAEKRLGAAERDFIHTASINFLTPLRNFLEGDWKTISKERRLLQNRRLDLDACKARLKKAKAAEAKATCEGDTVPDFQETRPRNYILSASASATLDDTSCPPSWAEWKEEYPGGWRLPCFFLLPLNPSVTRARGCLSLPKDRKLWNDEVDKAEQELRVAQTEFDRQAEVTRLLLEGISSTHVNHLRCLHEFVESQTTYYAQCYRHMLDLQKQLGRFPGTFVGTTEPVSPPLSSTSPTTAVATMPVGPSVAGLAPPGEAALRLEVTPPASGTRKARVLYDYEAADSSELALLADELITVYSLPGMDPDWLIGERGNKKGKVPVTYLELLS
- the SH3GLB2 gene encoding endophilin-B2 isoform X4, with protein sequence MDFNMKKLASDAGIFFTRAVQFTEEKFGQAEKTELDAHFENLLARADSTKNWTEKILRQTEVLLQPNPSARVEEFLYEKLDRKVPSRVTNGELLAQYMAEAASELGPTTPYGKTLIKVAEAEKRLGAAERDFIHTASINFLTPLRNFLEGDWKTISKERRLLQNRRLDLDACKARLKKAKAAEAKATCEGDTVPDFQETRPRNYILSASASALWNDEVDKAEQELRVAQTEFDRQAEVTRLLLEGISSTHVNHLRCLHEFVESQTTYYAQCYRHMLDLQKQLGSSQGAIFPGTFVGTTEPVSPPLSSTSPTTAVATMPVGPSVAGLAPPGEAALRLEVTPPASGTRKARVLYDYEAADSSELALLADELITVYSLPGMDPDWLIGERGNKKGKVPVTYLELLS
- the SH3GLB2 gene encoding endophilin-B2 isoform X6, translated to MDFNMKKLASDAGIFFTRAVQFTEEKFGQAEKTELDAHFENLLARADSTKNWTEKILRQTEVLLQPNPSARVEEFLYEKLDRKVPSRVTNGELLAQYMAEAASELGPTTPYGKTLIKVAEAEKRLGAAERDFIHTASINFLTPLRNFLEGDWKTISKERRLLQNRRLDLDACKARLKKAKAAEAKATTVPDFQETRPRNYILSASASALWNDEVDKAEQELRVAQTEFDRQAEVTRLLLEGISSTHVNHLRCLHEFVESQTTYYAQCYRHMLDLQKQLGRFPGTFVGTTEPVSPPLSSTSPTTAVATMPVGPSVAGLAPPGEAALRLEVTPPASGTRKARVLYDYEAADSSELALLADELITVYSLPGMDPDWLIGERGNKKGKVPVTYLELLS
- the SH3GLB2 gene encoding endophilin-B2 isoform X2, whose amino-acid sequence is MDFNMKKLASDAGIFFTRAVQFTEEKFGQAEKTELDAHFENLLARADSTKNWTEKILRQTEVLLQPNPSARVEEFLYEKLDRKVPSRVTNGELLAQYMAEAASELGPTTPYGKTLIKVAEAEKRLGAAERDFIHTASINFLTPLRNFLEGDWKTISKERRLLQNRRLDLDACKARLKKAKAAEAKATTVPDFQETRPRNYILSASASATLDDTSCPPSWAEWKEEYPGGWRLPCFFLLPLNPSVTRARGCLSLPKDRKLWNDEVDKAEQELRVAQTEFDRQAEVTRLLLEGISSTHVNHLRCLHEFVESQTTYYAQCYRHMLDLQKQLGSSQGAIFPGTFVGTTEPVSPPLSSTSPTTAVATMPVGPSVAGLAPPGEAALRLEVTPPASGTRKARVLYDYEAADSSELALLADELITVYSLPGMDPDWLIGERGNKKGKVPVTYLELLS
- the SH3GLB2 gene encoding endophilin-B2 isoform X5, whose amino-acid sequence is MDFNMKKLASDAGIFFTRAVQFTEEKFGQAEKTELDAHFENLLARADSTKNWTEKILRQTEVLLQPNPSARVEEFLYEKLDRKVPSRVTNGELLAQYMAEAASELGPTTPYGKTLIKVAEAEKRLGAAERDFIHTASINFLTPLRNFLEGDWKTISKERRLLQNRRLDLDACKARLKKAKAAEAKATTVPDFQETRPRNYILSASASALWNDEVDKAEQELRVAQTEFDRQAEVTRLLLEGISSTHVNHLRCLHEFVESQTTYYAQCYRHMLDLQKQLGSSQGAIFPGTFVGTTEPVSPPLSSTSPTTAVATMPVGPSVAGLAPPGEAALRLEVTPPASGTRKARVLYDYEAADSSELALLADELITVYSLPGMDPDWLIGERGNKKGKVPVTYLELLS
- the SH3GLB2 gene encoding endophilin-B2 isoform X7, giving the protein MDFNMKKLASDAGIFFTRAVQFTEEKFGQAEKTELDAHFENLLARADSTKNWTEKILRQTEVLLQPNPSARVEEFLYEKLDRKVPSRVTNGELLAQYMAEAASELGPTTPYGKTLIKVAEAEKRLGAAERDFIHTASINFLTPLRNFLEGDWKTISKERRLLQNRRLDLDACKARLKKAKAAEAKATLWNDEVDKAEQELRVAQTEFDRQAEVTRLLLEGISSTHVNHLRCLHEFVESQTTYYAQCYRHMLDLQKQLGSSQGAIFPGTFVGTTEPVSPPLSSTSPTTAVATMPVGPSVAGLAPPGEAALRLEVTPPASGTRKARVLYDYEAADSSELALLADELITVYSLPGMDPDWLIGERGNKKGKVPVTYLELLS